Within the Streptomyces sp. NBC_00554 genome, the region CGCCGCGGCGCGACCGTCGCCGCTGTCGATCTCACGACCGCCGAGCAGACCCAGGAAGAGATCGAGAAGGCCGGCGGCACGTGTGTCCCACTGATCGCCGATGTGTCCGACCCGGCCGCCGTACAGGCACTGCACGCAGCCGTGCGCGCCGTCTGCGGGCCGACCGACATCCTGGTCAACAACGCCGGGATCGCCGGCGTGGCACCGCTGGCCGACGTCGACTTCGCCCATTGGCGCCGCGTGTTGTCGACCAACCTCGACTCCCAGTTCCTGATGGCCATGGCATTCGCCGGGGACATGCGGGAGCGCGGCTGGGGACGGATCGTCAACATGAGTTCCTCGTCGATCTACACCACGACCAGGAACATGACGCCGTACATGGCCAGCAAGGCCGGGATCCTCGGCCTGACCAGTGGCCTGGCGAACGACCTCGCCGCCGACGGCATCACGGTCAACGCCGTGTCTCCGGCGTTCACCCGCACCCCGCTGATCGACGAAACGGTCGCCGAGGGGGCCATGCCGCCCGACATCAACACCCTCCTCGCCGACGAGCAGGCGATCAAGCGCCCAGCCGTGCCCGAGGACATGGTCGGCACGGTGCTGTTCCTCACCGGCGACGACGCCGAGTTCGTCACCGCCAAGTTCATCGCCGCCGACGGCGGCTACACCCGCAACTACTGACTTCGACCCGCCCGCGAACCATCCCGCGCTTCCGCCCCGAAGCGCGCCGGGCGCCTGATCGGAACCATTTGCTACCAGACCAGCCGAATCAATTACCAGACCAGCCAAATCAATTGATTGTGAAAGGCAGTAGCGACATGTCTGAGCTCGATTCCTCCACGAACCGTCGTTCGTTCCTGGCCAGGTCAGCGAAGATCGCGGCCGTACCGGCGCTCGCCGCCGTGGCCGGCGGTGTCCTCGCCGAGCCGGCCGCCGCGGCCTCCACCGAACTGCCGGACTACGCCCCGATCCCCGCCTCGGCACTCGGCCCCGCGGTCAACGCCCAGGGCTATTACGTCGGCCGGATCAAGCGGAACCTGTACTGGGTCACCGACTCCACCTACCAGGCCGCGTTCCTGACGACCAAGGAAGGCGTCGTACTGTTCGACGCGCCTCCGACCATCGGGCACAACCTGCAGCGCGCCATCAACGAGATCGCCGCCGCCAACGGCACCTCCAACAAGGTCACCCACATCGTCTACTCCCACCACCACGCCGACCATCTCGGGGCCTCGTCCCTGTTCGGCCGTCACGTGGAGCGGATCGGCCACGTTGAGAACCGCCGGCTGCTGCTGCGCGACAACGACCCGACGCGCCCGGCACCCAACGTCACCTTCGAGCGCCACAAGACCCTGCGCGTCGGCGGGGAGCGCATCGAACTGTTCCACAAGGGCACCAACCACAGCGCCGACAACATCTACATCCACTTCCCGGACCACGACGCCCTCATGCTCGTCGACATCGTCCTGCCCGGCTGGGTGCCGTTCCAGAACCTCAACATCAACGAGGACGTCCAGGGGGCCATCGCCGCGCCGGGCAAGGCCCTCGAGTACCCGTGGACCCACTACATCGGCGGGCACATGGGGCGCCTCGGCACCCGTCGCGACATGACCGTCCACCAGCAGTACGTCGACGACATCGTCGACGGGGTCAAGAAGGCGATGGCCAACGTCGACCCGACCCCGTTCTTCACCAAGTACGGCAACAACACCTGGGCAGGCGTCAAGACCTACCAGGACGCCCAGGCCGAGTACGCCGCCGCCCCGGTCATCAAGAAGTACACCGGCGTCCTGGCCGCCGCCGACGTCTACACCGCCAGCCACGCCTTCACCATCCTCGAGTCCATCCGCCTCGACCTCGGCTACGGCTCCCAGGTCCACGCCTGAGCATGGCAAGACATGGCAAGACCAGGTCCCTGCCGCTGTGGGGGAGCGGCGGGGACCTGCCACACCTGGTCCTCGATCCAGCCGTCCGGCAATCAGCCCATCAACACACGTACACCACCGTGCACTTCACGGCCGAGCGGCCTCGGCAAAGGAGAAACGTCGTGTCAGGTTCCGTACACGATCTCGAACAGGCCGGGTCATTCGCACTCGGCAACTGGCGCGTACGCAGAGTCGGTTACGGCGCGATGCAGCTGGCCGGTGCCAACGTCTTCGGGCCGCCCCGCGACCGCGACGAAGCCCTGCGTGTGCTGCGTGCCGTGGTCGAGAGCGGGGTCAACCACATCGACACCGCCCAGTTCTACGGACCGGGAGTGGTGAACGACCTCATCCGCGAGGCGCTGCACCCCTACCCGGCCGACTTGGCGATCGTGAGCAAGGTGGCCGCCCGCCGTGACGCCGACGGCGCCGTGCTGCGGTTCGACGAGCCGGACCAACTGCGCCAGGGCATCGAAGACAACCTGGCCACCCTGGGCAC harbors:
- a CDS encoding MBL fold metallo-hydrolase, with the protein product MSELDSSTNRRSFLARSAKIAAVPALAAVAGGVLAEPAAAASTELPDYAPIPASALGPAVNAQGYYVGRIKRNLYWVTDSTYQAAFLTTKEGVVLFDAPPTIGHNLQRAINEIAAANGTSNKVTHIVYSHHHADHLGASSLFGRHVERIGHVENRRLLLRDNDPTRPAPNVTFERHKTLRVGGERIELFHKGTNHSADNIYIHFPDHDALMLVDIVLPGWVPFQNLNINEDVQGAIAAPGKALEYPWTHYIGGHMGRLGTRRDMTVHQQYVDDIVDGVKKAMANVDPTPFFTKYGNNTWAGVKTYQDAQAEYAAAPVIKKYTGVLAAADVYTASHAFTILESIRLDLGYGSQVHA
- a CDS encoding SDR family NAD(P)-dependent oxidoreductase, which produces MPESSVSARTAPAATHAGRVAVVTGAARGLGAAIARGLARRGATVAAVDLTTAEQTQEEIEKAGGTCVPLIADVSDPAAVQALHAAVRAVCGPTDILVNNAGIAGVAPLADVDFAHWRRVLSTNLDSQFLMAMAFAGDMRERGWGRIVNMSSSSIYTTTRNMTPYMASKAGILGLTSGLANDLAADGITVNAVSPAFTRTPLIDETVAEGAMPPDINTLLADEQAIKRPAVPEDMVGTVLFLTGDDAEFVTAKFIAADGGYTRNY